In one Bombus fervidus isolate BK054 chromosome 16, iyBomFerv1, whole genome shotgun sequence genomic region, the following are encoded:
- the LOC139995560 gene encoding uncharacterized protein: MSEMTSVEHQQQHQQEQQQEQQQQQQQQQQQYVGGSSNLEHHCKDCGLYFESDKSLEVHLRYHQENLLSQWASQAQQEESNNNNSKAGNNNSHVGVKRDNVTDSSESPTRSPSQDPTCSQHSSTQQQQSVQQQQQSVQQQQPQQQQAQQQQPAANQNYNHFQTSMYGESYFMQNDQAYMLPHHYSPPREDNGGVGGGGSYSRYHPYQHQQHFPVERANSASSTSPRSPPLQCEKCGAVYEDANQLGEHLRTNHSNSPGIYAGQHQYQQLGNSPQQQNQQQQQMHASPPQSSQQQQQSGYDYNGRQPVKLDMNKEPDEQAEILDLDSHKVQTHRYEEELIRIHQQQQQELQIQMHQQQVLQHQQQQRTGPHSVSSMLGWPPAAQPHDYHAGLSPMVPMDSISPLSDQSQFIRGQHMPVEVPRHPNSPIVTSTQPMPGHQIPGALLQQPPKPPPLANQSWKSNEARRPKTYNCTACNKWFTSSGHLKRHYNTTLHKNAVKQSNQPDPANLPISAHHHPGRDSHSSGRGGGPSRSPELSSGSPPNLMAGPSGEAARGLLHTPTNLYNNNNTNSNSSNSSNESSVVTVAGLTQQSPTAVHLGSTMVPTHISPVESPLAAHHQQQMGSPSSQLGHQHQQQQQQLQHLPMGSPSGQLPVHPMNSPMSPMHPPLPPHLNSPSPMGSHPHHHMSSPSPITPGSVHPAMASPTAMGGTTMPHQPYPNALPPHVITTTNIPGLLESITTQLTTTGNETSLPLSDSQSQHQQQHHHEHQQQEQLQQSQDVLPGFGTFSNHQRLLPSFTEFNATGFMVDPNQSEVINVGGLSPEENVSPQDRSFESPESSYGLYRSSPPRYETLTNMVVNSQLNTDGLIIKRYEVQTHVAPQPLQQTRDNFEANNNLPRMIQAKEELNPNIGVQIMKNQKLKGNSIVVKEHQVTSTHTGSHYISQDGFHKCIECDKVFNKACYLTQHNKSFHSGDKPYKCNQCGKRFTLEYLHAEHLQKHAGDKPYKCEICPKQFNHKTDLRRHLCLHTGEKPYACDTCGKGFIRKDHMMKHLETHRKKNNHNVHLRT; the protein is encoded by the exons ATGAGTGAAATGACGAGTGTTGAACACCAGCAGCAACACCAACAAGAACAGCAGCAAgaacaacagcagcaacaacagcagcaacaacagcagtACGTAGGCGGTAGTTCAAATTTGGAGCATCATTGCAAGGATTGTGGTCTTTACTTTGAAAGCGATAAAAGTCTCGAAGTACACCTGAGATATCACCAGGAGAACCTGCTCAGTCAGTGGGCGAGCCAGGCCCAGCAGGAGGAGAGTAACAACAATAATAGTAAAGCCGGCAATAATAACAGTCACGTGGGCGTCAAACGTGATAACGTGACGGATTCGAGCGAATCTCCTACGAGGTCGCCCTCCCAGGATCCTACGTGCTCTCAACATTCATCGACACAACAACAACAGTCAGttcagcagcagcagcagtcAGTTCAACAGCAACAGCCA cagcagcagcaagcTCAACAGCAGCAGCCAGCTGCTAATCAGAATTACAATCATTTTCAAACATCGATGTACGGCGAAAGTTATTTCATGCAGAACGATCAGGCCTACATGTTGCCCCATCATTACTCACCGCCGCGTGAAGACAACGGCGGGGTTGGTGGGGGTGGAAGTTATTCGCGTTACCATCCATATCAACATCAACAACATTTTCCAGTGGAACGTGCCAATTCAGCGAGTTCCACCAGTCCGAGAAGTCCGCCACTACAATGTGAAAAGTGCGGTGCTGTGTACGAGGATGCGAATCAGCTGGGTGAACACTTGAGAACAAATCACTCGAATTCACCCGGAATTTATGCTGGACAACATCAGTATCAACAACTGGGTAATAGTCCTCAACAGCAAAatcagcagcaacaacagaTGCACGCATCGCCGCCGCAATCTAgtcagcagcaacaacagtCTGGTTATGACTATAATGGTAGACAACCGGTGAAATTAGATATGAATAAGGAACCAGACGAACAGGCGGAAATTCTTGATTTGGATTCGCACAAGGTGCAGACTCACAGGTACGAGGAGGAGCTAATAAGAATCCatcagcagcaacagcaggaGTTGCAGATACAAATGCATCAACAGCAGGTATTACAACATCAGCAGCAGCAGAGGACCGGCCCGCATTCGGTGAGTTCTATGTTGGGTTGGCCACCGGCCGCACAACCTCATGATTATCATGCCGGGTTATCACCTATGGTTCCGATGGATAGTATTTCACCACTTTCGGATCAGAGTCAATTCATAAGAGGGCAACACATGCCCGTCGAAGTACCGCGACATCCAAATTCCCCTATTGTTACAAGCACGCAACCGATGCCTGGTCACCAGATACCTGGGGCTCTGCTGCAACAACCACCTAAACCTCCGCCTTTAGCTAATCAATCGTGGAAAAGTAACGAGGCGCGGCGGCCAAAGACCTACAACTGCACCGCGTGCAACAAGTGGTTCACCAGCTCGGGCCATCTGAAGAGGCACTACAATACGACGCTGCACAAGAACGCTGTTAAACAGAGTAATCAGCCAGATCCAGCGAACTTGCCTATCAGTGCTCATCATCATCCTGGTAGAGATAGCCATTCTAGTGGCAGAGGCGGGGGACCATCTAGATCGCCAGAGTTATCTTCCGGAAGTCCCCCAAACTTGATGGCAGGTCCCTCGGGAGAGGCGGCGAGGGGCCTGCTCCACACGCCCACCAATCTgtacaacaacaacaacaccAATTccaacagcagcaacagcagcaacgAATCTTCGGTGGTAACGGTGGCGGGCCTAACGCAACAATCGCCTACGGCGGTGCACTTGGGCTCCACAATGGTACCGACGCACATTTCTCCGGTGGAATCTCCACTGGCGGCCCATCATCAGCAACAAATGGGTTCGCCGTCCTCTCAGCTGGGCCACCAACAtcagcaacaacagcagcagctGCAACACCTTCCAATGGGTTCGCCATCGGGCCAACTTCCGGTCCATCCCATGAATTCGCCCATGTCACCCATGCACCCACCGCTACCGCCCCACCTGAATTCCCCTTCGCCAATGGGCTCCCACCCGCACCACCACATGAGTTCGCCGTCTCCCATAACGCCGGGCTCGGTCCACCCAGCAATGGCTTCGCCCACGGCGATGGGGGGTACTACGATGCCTCATCAGCCGTACCCAAACGCCTTGCCCCCCCACGTTATAACTACTACCAACATCCCGGGCCTGCTGGAGTCTATCACCACCCAGCTAACTACTACTGGTAATGAGACGTCTTTACCGCTCTCCGACAGTCAATCTCAACACCAGCAGCAGCATCACCATGAACACCAGCAGCAAGAGCAGCTACAACAATCTCAGGATGTTTTACCCGGTTTTGGGACCTTTAGCAATCATCAAAGGCTCCTACCAAGTTTCACGGAATTCAACGCAACCGGGTTTATGGTTGACCCAAATCAATCGGAGGTCATTAACGTGGGGGGGCTAAGTCCTGAGGAGAACGTATCTCCTCaagatcgatcgttcgaatcgCCTGAATCGAGTTACGGTCTGTATAGAAGTTCACCGCCTCGATACGAAACCCTTACGAACATGGTAGTAAACTCGCAACTGAACACTGACGGCTTGATCATCAAGCGGTATGAAGTTCAAACGCATGTTGCACCGCAACCGCTTCAGCAGACCCGCGACAATTTCGAAGCGAACAATAATTTACCGCGAATGATACAAGCGAAAGAGGAGCTAAATCCAAATATCGGCGTGCAAATAATGAAGAATCAAAAACTGAAAGGCAATTCTATAGTTGTTAAGGAACATCAGGTAACCAGCACACACACTGGCTCACATTATATTTCCCAAGATGGCTTTCACAAGTGCATCGAATGCGATAAGGTTTTCAACAAGGCTTGCTATTTGACACAACACAACAAAAGTTTTCACTCTGGTGACAAGCCGTACAAATGCAATCAGTGCGGTAAGAGATTCACCCTGGAATATTTGCACGCAGAGCATCTGCAGAAGCACGCCGGTGACAAGCCGTACAAGTGTGAAATTTGTCCGAAACAATTTAACCACAAAACGGACCTTAGGCGGCACTTGTGCCTCCATACTGGCGAAAAGCCGTACGCCTGTGATACTTGCGGCAAGGGATTCATCAGAAAGGACCACATGATGAAGCACCTCGAGACGcacagaaagaaaaacaacCATAACGTCCATCTAAGGACGTGA